taaatccACTTTATGAAtcattaaattataattattaattgttaaacttttcaatttctcatatttaaaagtaaatattaaaatttaaaactttccaatttctcttatttaaaattaaataataaaatcattTCAATTTTAACTATTCATTAAAACTTGAGgtgaattattaaaaaataataataattgaaattgactacctttaAATTAATGACAGTAATatattgttaataataatttatttatattctttactaattgttaataataattataattataattaaaaattattttaattttagttattaatcataagttgagaagtttaaagaaaataacaaatgaaacttattactattttttacttataaaaaatatttattaataaataatgtcgaaaaaataaccaaaaataaaaaaaaaaaacatatttttttttttggatagaCAATAGgaattatattgaatagaagtacaaggggtatttcaacccaatacagaagagaaaagagtagaCTAAGAACTAACATGTACAAAACAAAGACCCTAAAGTGACGGAACTACCCCACCTAATACTTCCAAGAAAATATACTTAACATAACAGGCCTCATTAAAATCTTGCTAggataaaacccccttgggaaaacctagcaaggaaaaagagtaccaattTTGAAAAGCCAAGAGGTTATCTTCAGGGAAGCTTACAGAGAATTCTAATACCCCACCCAAAACCCAGCTGCCAAGCCTTGCATCCAATTCAGTTCCCACATCCAAGGCACAATTCGTTAGATCACTGTTAGGTTTTTATGTTGTAGTCTCAAGGTACCCTTCAACAAATACTCCAGCAGATAAGTATAATACTCCTGGTAGCTTACTTCTCTTGTAATCACCAAAGCCATAGTGAGAAAAGTAGCTTTAGTACCCCCAGCATAATTCCGCAGCCATCTCAAGTTACTGCCCCTCCAGCCTTGTAAATTGACACCAAGCTAATAGAACCAAATGCCTTGCACCTCCAAAATTAAAAGACACGAGCCACATGTAACAAAAATAGACACAACACAACATAGCAAGATAAGAAAAGAATTCCTCTCCACCACTGTCCTCAATACAAACTCCAACAAACAGATATAATGATACTGGAGGAGATCAACATAGTAAACTTCAGCACATGAGGCATCCACATTCTGCATAAAAAGTAGACTCAGTGTAATCAAGGCAAGCGGCACCAGATAAAACTAGAAACCTCCCAgctaataaataaaaatcagcTCCACAAGACAAGCAAAATTCCCTTAGAAGAGAATATGGATATGTAGCCAACACCCCCCAGGAATACGCACAACACAAGAAAAAACTCCAATCCGCAACCTGCACACTAACAGCATAGAGTAACCAAACAATCTATTTTACTCTCCCACCAAACTGATATACAGACAGAGGGGTTTGAGACCCATTCATAGTGAGACACAGAGAATCCCTTTACTTTTGCTTTTAACCAGAGCCAGGACCTGAATTGCACAAGATCAACAATTTTTTCCACCTCAACTACCTCTCCTCTGAACACAGAATTATTCCTACTATACCAGAGTGCATATACAGTAGCTATCCAAACCAAGGTCATAGTCTTAGAAAACCTCATTCCAGCCCCTGAATTTGCACTAAACTGTAATAAGTGTGCCTTGGCATCCTTCTGCAAGACTGTTGACACACCAAACCACTTACAAACACGCATCCAGACCTTCCAGCTTATCAAACATTCAAAAAACAGATGTGAACAATTTTCCTCCTCTACCAAGCATAGACCACATTCCATACCAGATCCGGGAGGGAGAGCATTTCGACGAGCCAAATCCCTTTTGGTTTGGATCCTATTAATAAGAATTCTCCAGGCTACAGCGATTGAGTTAGAAGGGGCTTTAGATTTCCATATTCTGCTGAAAATGTTTCCCTCCACCAACACCGGTACATCTTGCAGCGAGTCATATGTCGATTTAACACTATATATGCCTGACCCATCCTTCAACCAGCACCATGAATCTTTTCTATCCATTTTAGGAGAAAAGCTTCGTAGCAATGCTTTTAATTCATCAACCTTTACATTCTCACGATCAAACAACAATCTGTCCCACTGAAAAACCCAACTCCAACCATTAACACCCCACTCACCCATCTCAAAAATTGAAGCTCTCTTTTGAGAAGACAAAATAAATAGACGCTGGAACTTATCTTTCAACGCTCCCACACCCCACCAATCCTCCTCCCAAAACAAGAATTCCTTACCATCACCTATCCGCCGGCAAACTGAATCATAAAACCAATTTCTTCCAGCGCAAATTGACATCAAATCCTTCCACCAAATTGAATCATGCTCCCTTACCAAGCCCCCATATTTAACGTTTAAAATACGACACCACAAAGTGTCTTTCTCTTTCAACATCCGCCATCGCCACTTACCAACAAGAGCCCAATTGAAGGTCTTCCAATCCCTCACACCCAAACTGCCTTCGCAAACAGGTTTACAGACCTTATCCCAACTCACCCAAGCCACCTTGCTGTCCTCATTAGAGGTGCCTCCCCACAAGAAGCGTCGAAAGATGCTGTTACATCTAGTTAACACTCCAGCTGGCATTTTAAAGAATGAGAGATAGAATAGTGGGAGGGACGATAATACTGACTTTATCAAACAGATTATACCACCAAAAGACAAATGACGTTGCTTCCACTTTGACAATCTATTGCTTAGTTTTCCGATAACTGGATCCCTGAAGGACAGCCGCCTCGGATTTCCCCCCACTCGTATGCccaaataaataaaaggaaTCTTCATCTCTTGACAACGTAGCATTGAAGTCGCACTACTCATCCAATTTGGCTCTACACAAACACCTgcaattttacttttgaaaaaattaacCTTCAAGCCAGATATTAGTTCGAAACAGCGTAATATACTTTTTACCACAAAGATATTTTGCAAAGACGCTTCGCCAATGAATATGGTATCGTCAGCAAACTGCAAGAGAGAAACTTCTACATCTTCCTCACCCATCACCTTGAAAGCAGAAAAGTGATTTTGCACCATCGCTTGTCTCATTAATCCACTCAGCCCCTCGCCAacaattaaaaatagaaaaggtGCCAGAGGGTCGCCTTGTCTAAGACCCTTTTCCATACAGAATTCCCCAGAGGGGCTTCCATTAACTAACACAGATGCTGATGCCGATCAGAGACAATTCCTAATCCACTGAATCCATTTTGAGCCGAAATTCATCCTCCTgagcatataaaataagaatTTCCAATCCACAGAGTCATAACCTTCTCATAGTCTACCTTCAGAACAAAAGTTGATTTTTTCCTCCTCTTGGCCTCATGAATGACTTCATTTGCAACTAAGACACCGTCAAGCATATTCCTACCACCCACAAAAGCTGATTGACAATCATCAATCACTGTATGAATCACCGTTTTCAACCTGTTTGCAAGCAATTTTGAAATCACCTTATACAAACAGTTCACAAGTGAAATAGGCCTAAATTCATGTAAGCCTTGTGGTGACTCAACCTTTGGGATAAGGGGAATAAAAGAGGCATTAGCACCACACGTCCAATCTCCAGTCACCTGAAACTCCTCAACCAATCTTTTAAAATCATCCTCCAAAATTCCCCAAAAAGATTTAATGAACCTAAAGTTGAATCCATCAAGTCCTGGAATTTTATCTCCAGCACAACTCCATATTGCCTCCTTAATCTCCTCTGAAGAGAAATTTGACTCAAGGAAATTAGATGAGGCTTCAGAGATAGTTCTGAATGGAATACCATCTAGCTTTGAACGTTCCCACCCCTCTGATCTGAATTTATGTGCAAAAAACAATTTCACTTCCTCCTTTACTAGTGGCGGATCTTCTACCCAAGAATCACCAACCTGCAATCCAGAAAGAGCATTAGTTTTCCTTCTGAAATTTAACATTGCATGAAAATACCTTGTATTGGCATCTCCTTCCTTCACCCATTTAATCCTTGACTTTTGAAACAATAGAGATTCAATCTGCCTACTGCACTGCCAAAATTCTGCTCCCAGATTCTTCCTCAGTTCAATAGCTTCCTCCCCCAATGCACTATATTGAAATGTaagtattatttgaaaaaaattctttaaatatgattttagatctattatatagaagtaaaaataacttgatGAAGCATAACagggaaaaataattataacaaaagttgaataaatttaaatttaataaataatattttacgatattaaaaatatatatataacttattataatttttaaagttaagattatttcattgttgataaaatagtataaaaaaatatgttattataacttatattaaaaccttattacttgatttaaaatatttcaaattcacttaaggttttttcaaattatttaaataaataaattattaaaatggTTTTTATGGATTAGTTATGATTAAAAaataggataacatctagggaCAATATTTCCCTTAACtgagtatcaatgtttacaGCCGGATTCATGATGAATCAACGCTCTGCAATTGAAACCACTATAATAAACCAAAAAACAGAGAACCCAAATCAATTGAAATATGTTACAACCAAAGTTCTTAAAGTTAAttcaatgctaattattaaatatcaattacTAATTTTGAGTgatatattaattagttatagAAATAGAACTTTAGTACGAGCAAGTTAATACAccaaaattattattttgatgTCTCAATAcactttttttatattaaaaaactatttttgATATTTGGTAATTCACTtacattataataatttttatactatattatttgtaaataaactcgtgcaacgcacgggtattatttctagttCAATGTATTTTTGGGTGAATATTTAGATTCATGGGGCGCTTGTGACAATGATTAATCAATTTCAAGAAGGCAGTTTTGGCAAAAACAAATAATTGAAACGATGTTATAAGTCTGGAAGAGGGTAATAAATACTAACACTAGTACAATAATGGTTAGTAACAGTAGTGTAAAGTGAATACTCTCTATGTGACTTTGTTTCCACTTTTCATATGAGTTTCTTCACTCTTTAACTCCCTCACCCGTCTCAAACCTTTATCCCCTCATACTCTGCCGCCCCCTCCACCCCTGCGATGCCACAACGTCTCCTCCGCCTTCCTCATCCCTCAGCCACCAGTTCACTTTGTCCAACACTCTCACCTCTCTTCACatattaattcataattaatgttcatatattatatatatcttAATTTGAATTTTGTAGTAATCCTTATACATACCTACAACAACAACGAGTGGcaaatgatttgattgtaaaaatGTATCTGAACTAAATGGAAAGGGACCGCACAAATTATATGATAGGAGACATGTCATTTACGTGGGAGATGACAAACCAATGTTAACATGTTTGCAAAAGGTGACAATGTTGAAATAGAAAACTCTAATGTTTTAATGTTGAATACATATGGACTGCATATAAAGTGAGAAACAGTACACTATATATGAATTATAGGAATGATATGACTATGCATTCATCCTTCTTACAAATTCATCCTTTTTGTATGAAAGTGTATAATATTTATATAGTCAAATGGTGTAAGCAAGTTGTTGATTTAAgattattataaatttatggTGTACGTATAAACTAATATGACTTTTCAAGTAAATGTCCCATATAATGTGACACTAATGAATTGAAAACTTACCGAAATCATTTAGATGTATATATGACAATAGAAAGACttcttaaaataatttcaaatttatttgcAAGGAACACAAAGTTTGATGACCAGTTCTCACGATGTTGGTATACTAGTGCCAAAATTTTCAGCTGGCTCTTTACTTGTTATGTTTCTAGTAAACGGTTTTGATCTCTAATGCAATTCATCTCGATCGGCATACTTTATAGTCAAGTTTAATATTGGTTTCGAAAAAAAGGTAAACGAACTTCACATCAAACCAACCTTGACAAAGCTTTTTTTCTTTGCATTTCAACTTCAAATATTCAGACTTTGGAAGCAAAAATAACGAGATACAAGACATAGTAGGTAGTACACAACTACTACCATAAGACAAAGCAAGAACAAACTTATTCTAAATgcattaaaatatatatgtctTTTATAAAAGTTAATTCACACTCCTGCAGTTCTTTCTAACTTCTCCTTGAGATCCAGTGAGAGGACTGATGTCACCCATCTTGATCATGGCAGTGACAAAATCAGAGTAAAAGGAGGCCGGCTCAGTGGTATAGCCGCGAACGATGGAGTCAGTGGATCCACCATTGAAGAGTTGTTGGTCGGAGTGGAGGAGCCCCTTCTTGTCAACAAGATTGTTGAAGTAGTGGTTGTCGAACGATGTGGGCGTCTTCAGATCAAGTGGTGCGAGGTTGTTGTCCCCTGACCCTGATGCCTTTGGGCACTTTGGTTGCCTTGTGTTGAGAGCAAAGGAAGTGTCTATGTTAGTCTCATTGTAGATGCGGGATCTAAAGGTGGTGCACCTTGCTTGTCCAATTGTGTGAGCCCCTAGTGTATATATGTGGTTAGGATTTTGAAATCAAGAGACATATGACCAAATCAATGAAACGAAAATGAATATAGATCATATTGTTGCTAAGCTAAGAAGGAATTTAAATAAGAAGTCACGATTGGTGGACTGAGGGCACCATTTTTGTGGACATGTACAGCGACACCTGCAATTTGTAACAGGTTCACACCGAGACACGATAATTTTCTAATGGAATATTGTGGTGCGTACAGCTCAATGCGACCAAGTCTTTGGTCGAAAGTCCAAGTGCAGAGAACCTGGAGATGAGCTGATTGAGGTTTGAAGTGGGTGGTGGGATGCCGTTGTTGGCAGCAGATAGGCTCGCAGTCCTAGCGTCTCTTCTTCCAAGTTTCACATTCCAAGTTGGGCCTCCAAGCTGATCAAGAAATTAcacaaaatataattaaattcaTCACACTTCCCTAGTTGCCTATGATGTGCATGTGTAGAGATTAATGCAATCATGTGTTCGTTTTGAAATTCAGTATTCTGTTAGAGGAAGAAGTGATGATTATGTGAGGAGCAATtcctaataattttttaaagtgATTTAAAAGGCTTAAACGTAAAAACAAACATGAGTAAATTGGATATTGGATTGGATTAAATGCTTACAATCTCAACAGAGTCTTTGGCAGCGATAGCAAGGACATCGGCACAGGAAACAACACCTGGGCACACTGCCTCTACTGCTGACTTGATTTGGTCGATCACTTCAAATCCACGTGCAGAGTTTCTATTTGGCTTTGCGTTCTTCTCTCCGGCGAATTTTGATGTGTCATCAAGTAGAATCGATCCATCACATCCCTGCAATGTTTGTTTATCAAATTTAGTTTATGCATGTATGAATTATAGAGAAAAATTTAATTTCCATTAATAATTAGCTTTAGAGTgtcataaataatttttaaaaaaagataagTTGATCATGTACATTGTTTTAAATCAAGGTTAGCGATAGCGATTACTATCACAACATTATGATTTTAGAGATTTTGATAATCATATCATGGTTGTAATTGTGAGcgtatttatattttttaagagTATCAAGAATCATAATTTAGCTAGGTACAACCACACTGCAATGACAATAATAGGTAAAACGTGTAATTAATTGACACATGTTTTTTAGGCAGTTCATAACCATCACAAAAGCATGTGCCGACTAAATGTTAATGGAAATTGAATGTTTAGGTAACATTTatgtttaaaatattttaagtttGAGTTGGTGTGAGAGTAAGCAGATAAATGTACATACATTGACAAAGCAATCGTGGAAGAACAAACGTAGGAGAGAAGCACCCATGCGTGTCTCCTTTGATATAGCGGATTCCACCGTACATTTCACAGTGTCAAGAAGTTTAGGGCAAGAGCTGTAGTAGAAGTTTGTGGAAAGTGTTGCATTGCCACTCCCCAAAACTAGGACCAACAAGCCCAAACTAATCATTAAGCTAGAAAAAAACGAAGCCATAGCTAAAACTCAATAACTATAACTCTATTATGTGtagttttttgtttgttattGAGAATGTGTGGTTTCTTGAACCGTAGAGAGCCACTATTTATATATGATTAGTAGCCAGGTTATAAGTCAACGTAAGATTAATATCAAGGTGTTTTTCTCTCTTCCGTCTCTAACCTAACATGTAGACTTATTAGCTAAGTCATCACTCATCAGTGTACTCCATGGGTTGTTTACTTGATTTAATTAATCAATTCAAAAGTAGCAAATTGAACCGGTTTGATCAGTTTtgagtgaatcaccattttggtccctgagaTTGTAagcgtcggtcatagtagtccctgggtttcattaatggtgaaaaaaatcCCTGAGTTTGTCtccgtcggtcatagtagtccctaacCACGTTGGGCCGTTAGTCCCTGGGATGGAACCAACGTTAAGTGACACATAGACTCAGCCACGTAGGACAAAGTTATAAGGAGATTAAATCGATCATTTTAGTCCCTTCGAATTGGGTTTAAAATTCCCAAATCAGTGAACCCTAGAACCATATCCAAATCCCCAATTCCTCTGAATCTCCAAAATtccttctcgatttctctccaAACTGCAATTCCTGTGCTCTTTATTGTTGAATCGAACATGACAATGGGTGAGGGTTTCAAAGGCCGCGTTCAACAGAGGTCAAGCACGAAGGGAAATGGTGGCGGTAGCTCATCTGTTAACGGCGGAAACCCTCGATGCAAATGCGGTGAAGAGGCAAAGGTGAGGGTGTCGAGGACAGACGCGAACCCAGGGAAAGCTTTTTATTGTTGCTATCTACCCAAGGTATggtcttcttcctcattttcatcatcctcTGTTCTCATCCTTCTTTTTCTGAAGTTCACATGTCACAGGGTCATGAGTCAAACTGCAATTTTTTTCGATGGGTAGATGATGTAGCGGACACAGATGAATCCAGTGGTCTGGGTATGAAGGCTGAAGACTCTATGCTATTGAAGGAGCTTGTGGTCAAGAATGATGCTATGCTTGAGGAACTCTCAATGATGAAGGAAGTTATGCTGAAAAATGAATGTCTGATTGAGGAGTTGAGAACGATAAAGGGGGTTCTGGAGAAGAATGTTGCCTTGGTTGAGGAGCATAACAAGTTTAAGAATGTAGAACTTAGGATGCTTAGAGGTCTTGTTTGTGTATTGGTTATGTTTATGGTGATTGGCATGTCTTTTGTTGTTATAAGGGGGATATAAGGGACATGGTTATGTTTGTATTGGTTGAAATATGTTTGTAAGCTGACCTGAtgcaatcaatcaatatatggACATGAAAATTTAAGTAATGCACTATCATAGTTTTGTGGTCTATTCAAGCAAATGATAATACTAAATAAGAAATCAATTTAAGTAATGCACTATCATAGTTTTGTCATTGATAATAAAGATATCACATGATCATAAAATTGTAGATTGCACATCCATTCTGTTCAAAATTACAATCCCATCATACTATGGATAGGGATATCAAAAAATATGCAATGAAGGAACCATGGATAGATGTCAAACTGAATCAAGTAATGCCCTGAGATCATCAAAGATATCATACTCATCAAAATACATCATATGTCTAATTAAGTTACCTACTGGATagcaaataaataaaaggaCATAATTTATGTTCCCATCAACAATTTAAAGCACCACTATTCCAGAAAAGTTACAGTCCCATCATACTATGGATAGGGATATCAAAAAAAATCTTTCCATGCTGCAATTCTTCACTTGTTCTGATCACCTTGCATTGGCCTTGTCCTAGGAGTTGGTATGAAGGTCATTGTAGGCATACGGGGCTCATTTGATACTGGTCCAGGTGTGGGTGAACTCCTGATCTGCAAACCTGGTTGGACTGCAAGGGGAGCTGGGGCTGACCATGGCCTGTTTGCAAAACGAGGGGCCCTGAATGCAGAGGCTTTAATTGGAGGCATAGGCTGAGGCATAGAAGGCCTAGGCTGAGGCACAGAAGGCCCAGGCACATGCATAGAAGGCCCAGGCTGAGGCACAGAAGGCCCAGGCATATGCACAGAAGGCCCAGCCATATGCACAGGAGGCCCAGCCACATGCACAGAAGCCCTAGGCTGCCTAGGCTTCCTTGGTGGCCTAGTTTGATTGTTTGGAACTTGGGCTTGGGAATTAGGTGCCTACAAACAAGATATAATATGCATGAGTATAATATGCATGATAATATGCAGTTTGTGAGAGTATAATATGCATGATTATACCTGTGCTATAGGCTGAGACAATGGTTCTTCATTTGGAGCAGTTTGTGAGAGGTCAATCTCAGTTTGGTGACCTTGATCATTGCCTTCATTTTCCTCAGGGTGTGGTGGAACCCAATTCCTAGGCATCAGTGCAACACCCTGATGATGACAAGTTCTGGTGTTATGACCATATAACCCACACCTTGAACATCTAGTTTCACCAAGAGCTCTCCTAATCCTAGTCCTTCTCCCACCTGCCTGAGCATTCCCAGCTTGAGTAGATCTTGTTGCCCCACTAGGTGCTGTCCCACTTGGAGCTGCCTCAGTGCTATCTCTTCTCCTATTCTTCTTTGGTCTCCCTGCTTTTCTCTTCAGCTTAGGTGGGATTGGCCTCAGATAAGGAGTTTCTTCCCAGTAATTTGGACCATTTGTTGGCTGAATTGCAAACTCATAGGTGCTTCTGTAAGCTCCCATTGTCAACCAAGCATGACAATGGTCCTCTGGCCTCATATTCTTCCAACCAATAGCTGCACATGCATGCTTACATGGCATGCCACTCAATTGCCAGAATCTACAAGTACATGTCTGGGCCAATAAATCCACACCAACTCTAGTATCCCAAATAGCTACCTCATATTTTTCACCATCAGTTGTCCATGTTGTAGTCCACTTCCTACTCTCTTCTTTCTCAATGTCAAGCCTCCTTTGTTGCATTGGTGGTAGAGTACCCAAATGTCCATTCAGCTTCATCTTGTTGTTTGCAATAGTCCTCATAATATAGCACCTCACCTCCTCTAGTAGTGTCAGTATTGGCTTCCCTCTATACCTCAAAATCTTGGCATTGAACACTTCACATGCATTGTTGCAGATGTTGTCACATTTAGTGAACTCAGTGAAATAAGCCTTGGTCCATGAATTCTTTGGCCACTTATTCAGATAAGTCCAGGCAGCCAGGTTCTTCCTCTTCACCCTATCCATCTTCTTATTGAATTCCACAACAGTGGTAGCTCTTGAACACGCCCACACAGCATTTTTTAACTCCTTATCCTTCCATTGCTTGGTAAAATTTCTCCAAAGATGCATTACACAGTACCTGTGTTGAGCACCAGGCATGACCTCTTGCAGTGCTGGAATCAAGCCCTGTAACAATAATATAAGATTCAATGTTAGTCCCTAAACTAGTCATATAAAGGGCATATTAGTCCCTCATCTTTTCGAgcaaatagaaaaaataattgacTTAAATTTACCTTTTGCATATCAGACATGAAATGCCAGCCATGTTGCCTATAATCCCCCAAATCCCCATGCAAAAGCTCAAGGAACCACTTCCAGTTGTCTTTATTCTCAACATCAACCACTGCATAAGCTACCACATAAATTTGGTTGTTTGCATCCTGTGCAACAGCTGACAGGAGCTGGCCTCCAAAATATCCCTTCAAGAAGCATCCATCAAGCCCAATTACAGGTCTACATCCTGCTCTGAAGCCCCTCTTACATGCATCCAGGCAAATGTAGATCCTTTGGAATTGGGGTGGAGAATCAGTGATTGGAATGCAATCCATCTTCACTGTGGAACCGGGGTTGCTCCTCATTAGTTCATGGCAGTAGTCCCATAACCTGCCATACTGCTCTGCTTCACTTCCTTCCACAGCCTTCCTTGCCTGCTTCATTGCCCTGAAGATTTTGGTGTCATCCAAAACAACTCCATATTCAATCTTCATTACATCAAATGCCTCAGAGTGAGTAAGGTTTGGTTGTGTTCTAATTCTGTCCACAAGCTTTCCAGCCACCCACTTTGTATTTGCTTGCTTGTTCTTGAAGCCTCTGCAGCAAGTGTGTATGTCATCAAAAGTTTTAATTTGGAAGCTTTTTGTTGCATTGCTCCATGCACAGAATATCACCCAAGGACACTTTTCCACCCTGCATCCAGCCCTGCACCTCACACTATCATTTTTCAACCACCTCATTTGTCTCCCTGCTTGTATGGTGTAGTCTCTCACAGCTTGTTTAAATGTGCCCAGATCAGCAAATTCCATTCCAAGCTCCAAGTGAACTTGCCCAAAGCCTGAACCTTCTTTGAATTGAGGGAAAACTCCCTTTCTTCTTGAGTTGCCTTCATCATCAGTACTTACAGGGCTGTTTAGCTCTTCACTATGGTAGTTCTCACTATGTTCTTCACATGACCACTCCTGCTCTTCCACATGTGTTGGCTCATATGCACTGTCTTCATCATCAGAACTCTCAGAACCACTTCCATAATAGGATTGTGTTTCACTGGTATCAGTCTCTGAATTACACCTTTTCTTTCCCACCATTGGTTTCTTCCCCTTCAAGTCTTTCTCCTTTGTGACTGGCTTCTTCCCCTTGCTTGGCTTCTTCCCCTTTTCATCTCTGCTTGCCTTCTTCCCTTTCTCCTTTGTGCTTCCCTTCTTCCCCTTCCCATTAGCAGTATCA
This is a stretch of genomic DNA from Lotus japonicus ecotype B-129 chromosome 1, LjGifu_v1.2. It encodes these proteins:
- the LOC130731587 gene encoding peroxidase 4-like, with product MASFFSSLMISLGLLVLVLGSGNATLSTNFYYSSCPKLLDTVKCTVESAISKETRMGASLLRLFFHDCFVNGCDGSILLDDTSKFAGEKNAKPNRNSARGFEVIDQIKSAVEAVCPGVVSCADVLAIAAKDSVEILGGPTWNVKLGRRDARTASLSAANNGIPPPTSNLNQLISRFSALGLSTKDLVALSWAHTIGQARCTTFRSRIYNETNIDTSFALNTRQPKCPKASGSGDNNLAPLDLKTPTSFDNHYFNNLVDKKGLLHSDQQLFNGGSTDSIVRGYTTEPASFYSDFVTAMIKMGDISPLTGSQGEVRKNCRSVN